A DNA window from Sporosarcina sp. ANT_H38 contains the following coding sequences:
- a CDS encoding YjcZ family sporulation protein: MFGGCNPYGGGFGGGCGGCEPERSSYGGSTFVLIVVLFILLIIVGRSFCV; this comes from the coding sequence ATGTTTGGAGGATGTAATCCTTATGGTGGCGGATTTGGCGGAGGATGCGGCGGTTGTGAACCGGAAAGATCGAGTTATGGCGGTTCGACATTCGTACTAATTGTTGTACTCTTCATCTTGCTCATTATTGTGGGCCGCAGTTTTTGTGTATAA
- a CDS encoding CotY/CotZ family spore coat protein, protein MGCGRREESSDFRDQENRHRDDCVCEVVRFIKRLQDAGTDDDCVECETDCFMAPLGSISSPARNRVNTRVFMLLTENGDPFKAMFRPESKKHYLHNCFSTFFRVQNVFDSCCATLQVLAPLDKHNNPVDIIKNGKLDLEELCKVEKFGATDSCITVDLTCFCGIQCIKDTFIDFCDVN, encoded by the coding sequence ATGGGATGTGGAAGAAGAGAAGAAAGTAGTGATTTTCGTGACCAAGAAAATCGTCACCGAGATGACTGCGTATGTGAGGTTGTCAGGTTCATCAAACGTTTACAGGATGCGGGAACTGACGATGACTGTGTAGAGTGTGAAACAGATTGTTTCATGGCTCCACTTGGTAGCATATCCAGCCCAGCACGTAACCGTGTCAATACACGAGTATTCATGCTATTGACGGAGAATGGTGATCCTTTCAAAGCTATGTTCCGTCCGGAAAGCAAAAAACATTACCTTCACAATTGCTTCTCGACCTTTTTTAGAGTACAAAACGTCTTTGACAGCTGCTGCGCAACATTACAAGTATTAGCACCATTAGACAAACACAATAATCCGGTGGACATTATTAAAAACGGCAAGTTGGATCTCGAAGAACTCTGTAAAGTTGAAAAATTTGGTGCGACAGACTCATGTATCACAGTCGACTTGACTTGTTTCTGTGGAATCCAATGTATTAAAGATACGTTTATCGACTTTTGCGACGTAAATTAA
- a CDS encoding RluA family pseudouridine synthase, whose product MIHSLTAMSKRDELDLRFSLVFKVDEGGILLREFLHAKGISKRTLTATKYDGGDIRVNGIERNVRHLLHSGDEVSIIFPPEEPSPGLLPESGHLTIVYEDEALIIVNKPAGQSTIPSRDHPTGTMANIVAGKFAKERLPATVHVVTRLDKDTSGLICIAKNRHIHHLLSEQMMKFGFHRQYIAFVEGYVEKDQISIVQPIGRKDGSIIERIVREDGQFARTEVEVLHRSEVDGLHLTKIGLILHTGRTHQIRVHMRWVGHPLHGDDLYGGSHGLIGRQALHCAMIGFLHPLTNEKVEFRCDIPLDMKLLTNTEIN is encoded by the coding sequence ATGATTCATTCATTGACAGCGATGTCTAAAAGGGATGAGCTGGATCTTAGGTTTAGTCTCGTATTTAAGGTGGATGAAGGCGGCATTCTGCTACGCGAATTCCTGCATGCAAAAGGGATATCTAAAAGAACGCTAACTGCAACTAAATACGATGGTGGCGACATCCGTGTGAATGGCATTGAACGCAATGTGCGGCATCTATTACATTCAGGTGATGAAGTTAGCATTATTTTTCCACCAGAAGAGCCAAGCCCCGGTTTACTTCCCGAGTCTGGGCATTTAACTATTGTCTATGAAGATGAAGCACTAATCATCGTTAATAAGCCTGCTGGACAAAGTACGATCCCGTCGCGTGACCATCCAACCGGAACGATGGCGAATATCGTTGCTGGAAAGTTTGCTAAGGAACGACTTCCGGCCACAGTGCACGTCGTCACACGTCTCGATAAGGATACATCGGGTTTGATTTGTATTGCAAAAAACCGACATATTCATCATCTGCTTAGTGAACAGATGATGAAATTCGGTTTTCATCGACAATATATCGCATTTGTTGAAGGATATGTAGAAAAGGATCAAATCAGCATAGTGCAACCAATCGGCAGAAAAGATGGCAGCATTATCGAGCGAATTGTGCGCGAAGATGGGCAATTCGCTCGAACAGAGGTCGAAGTACTGCACCGCTCAGAAGTAGATGGCCTTCATTTAACAAAAATCGGGCTGATTCTTCATACGGGAAGGACGCATCAAATACGTGTCCATATGAGGTGGGTAGGCCATCCGCTGCATGGCGATGATTTGTATGGCGGCTCCCACGGATTGATTGGACGACAGGCGTTACACTGCGCAATGATTGGATTTTTGCATCCACTGACAAATGAAAAAGTTGAATTTAGATGTGATATTCCGCTCGATATGAAGCTTTTAACCAACACTGAAATCAATTAA
- the spoVAC gene encoding stage V sporulation protein AC, translating into MDEKKYAKLEKEISPKTPLMRNVIFAFLTGGTICLVGQFVSLFYMTFFDFTERTASNPTVATMIFFAMLLTGFGLYKKIAQFGGAGSAVPITGFGNAVISAAIEHKTEGYVLGVGGNMFKLAGSVILFGVFSAFVVALIKTILVKFGVISW; encoded by the coding sequence ATGGATGAAAAAAAATATGCAAAGTTAGAAAAAGAAATTTCTCCTAAAACACCATTGATGCGAAATGTTATTTTTGCATTTTTGACAGGAGGAACGATTTGTTTAGTAGGTCAATTTGTGTCGCTGTTTTATATGACATTCTTTGATTTCACGGAACGGACAGCCAGTAATCCGACCGTAGCAACAATGATATTTTTTGCGATGCTGTTAACGGGTTTTGGATTATATAAGAAAATTGCTCAATTTGGAGGGGCTGGAAGTGCAGTTCCAATAACAGGTTTCGGCAATGCGGTCATTTCAGCGGCAATTGAACATAAGACAGAAGGGTATGTCCTTGGGGTTGGTGGAAATATGTTCAAGCTCGCGGGTTCGGTCATTCTTTTTGGCGTATTTTCAGCATTTGTAGTTGCACTCATTAAAACGATACTTGTAAAATTTGGTGTTATATCATGGTAG
- the prpE gene encoding bis(5'-nucleosyl)-tetraphosphatase PrpE codes for MKFDIIGDIHGCYDEFLNLIDKLGYLMNTGIPIHPDGRNLVFVGDTMDRGPDSIKMLNLVFKLQKATTLIYSPGNHCNKLYRFAKGNQVQLSHGLETTVAELNALTKDERKSLLTTYRNFYEALPLYHTLNDGNLIIAHAGIREEMIGATPSEKMRVFVLYGDITGKKLPDGRPLRRDWAKHYKGDPFIVYGHTPVTEVRFVNNTANVDTGCVFGGKLTALRYPEMEIMSVPSLQPFVPEKFTIFN; via the coding sequence ATGAAATTCGATATTATCGGTGATATTCACGGTTGTTACGATGAATTCTTGAATTTGATTGATAAATTAGGTTACCTAATGAATACAGGCATTCCTATACATCCTGATGGGAGAAATCTTGTATTTGTCGGTGATACGATGGACAGAGGACCTGATTCCATTAAGATGTTGAATCTGGTTTTCAAACTCCAAAAAGCAACTACACTCATTTATTCCCCGGGAAATCATTGCAATAAATTGTACCGATTTGCCAAGGGTAATCAGGTCCAACTCTCACACGGGCTCGAAACGACAGTTGCCGAACTAAATGCTTTAACGAAAGATGAGCGTAAAAGTCTTTTGACTACATACCGTAACTTTTACGAGGCATTACCGCTATATCATACCCTTAATGATGGTAATCTCATAATTGCACACGCGGGCATTCGTGAAGAAATGATTGGTGCGACCCCTTCTGAAAAAATGCGTGTTTTCGTTCTCTATGGAGATATTACCGGCAAAAAATTACCTGATGGAAGACCTCTAAGACGCGATTGGGCTAAACATTACAAAGGGGACCCTTTCATAGTCTACGGCCATACACCAGTAACGGAAGTACGTTTCGTAAATAATACAGCGAATGTCGATACAGGCTGCGTATTTGGCGGCAAACTTACAGCTCTTCGCTATCCCGAAATGGAAATTATGTCAGTCCCATCTCTGCAACCATTCGTTCCAGAAAAATTCACTATTTTTAATTGA
- a CDS encoding YjcG family protein, whose amino-acid sequence MKFGIVAFPSKKLQDLANAYRKRYDPHYALITPHLTLKGVFEANDQEIEQVAKAIKEITKKHGPFELSVSKVGTFAPITNTIYFKAVLNDELAALHKDLNNDFFGEKPEFAFVPHVTIAQKLSSGEHDDIIGQLKMIGVDHTETIDRLHLTYQLEDGSWTVYETFRLDEVN is encoded by the coding sequence ATGAAATTTGGTATTGTTGCATTCCCATCTAAGAAACTTCAAGATTTGGCGAACGCTTATAGGAAAAGATACGACCCGCATTATGCACTCATTACTCCACATTTGACGCTTAAAGGTGTTTTTGAAGCGAATGATCAAGAAATCGAACAAGTTGCAAAAGCAATTAAAGAAATAACAAAAAAACACGGTCCGTTTGAACTAAGCGTATCGAAAGTAGGCACATTCGCTCCAATCACGAATACAATTTACTTTAAAGCTGTTCTAAACGATGAATTAGCTGCTCTGCATAAAGATTTGAACAACGATTTCTTCGGTGAAAAACCAGAATTTGCTTTCGTTCCCCACGTGACGATTGCTCAAAAGCTTTCTTCTGGCGAACACGATGATATCATTGGTCAACTGAAAATGATTGGTGTCGATCATACTGAAACAATTGACCGTTTGCACCTCACTTATCAGCTTGAAGACGGTTCATGGACAGTATATGAAACATTCCGTCTTGACGAGGTTAACTGA
- the spoVAE gene encoding stage V sporulation protein AE, whose protein sequence is MVSIFITAFIVGGLICVVGQLLFDVAKLTPAHTLCILVVTGSVLDGLGLYEPLIDFAGAGATIPITSFGNALTHGAMAEAEKHGLIGVVTGMFEVTSSGISSAILFGFIASVIFKSKGKV, encoded by the coding sequence ATGGTGTCGATTTTCATTACAGCATTTATTGTAGGGGGTCTCATTTGTGTTGTGGGACAACTGTTGTTTGACGTAGCAAAACTGACACCTGCGCATACATTGTGCATTTTGGTCGTTACAGGTTCAGTGTTAGACGGCTTGGGGTTATATGAGCCATTAATCGATTTTGCTGGAGCCGGTGCAACGATACCAATTACTTCTTTCGGTAATGCCCTGACGCACGGCGCAATGGCGGAAGCTGAAAAACACGGCCTGATTGGTGTTGTCACAGGGATGTTTGAAGTGACAAGTTCTGGAATTAGTTCAGCGATTCTATTTGGATTCATTGCATCTGTTATTTTTAAATCGAAAGGAAAGGTTTAA
- a CDS encoding GTP pyrophosphokinase family protein codes for MRQWNQFLEPYKQAVDELKVKLKGLRTQYELEKVHTPVEFVTGRVKPLASIYDKTLEKGIPFEPSAELAAELPDIAGLRLMCQFVDDISTVVETLRQRNDLEVIEERDYIAHNKPSGYRSYHLIIKYPVQTIHGEKTIFAEIQIRTLAMNFWASIEHSLNYKYEGEMPDEIRHRLERAAEAAFQLDEEMSQIRNEIQDAQQYFSAFKETATRRYGEINGKGGEK; via the coding sequence ATGAGGCAGTGGAATCAATTTCTTGAACCTTATAAACAAGCGGTGGATGAATTGAAAGTGAAATTGAAAGGCTTGCGAACCCAGTATGAGTTGGAAAAAGTACATACGCCAGTTGAATTTGTGACGGGCAGGGTTAAGCCGCTCGCGAGTATTTATGACAAGACACTAGAAAAAGGTATTCCATTCGAACCATCGGCTGAACTTGCGGCCGAACTGCCTGATATTGCTGGCCTTCGCCTGATGTGCCAGTTTGTCGATGACATTAGTACTGTGGTGGAAACATTGCGACAACGAAATGACCTAGAAGTGATTGAAGAGCGCGATTATATTGCACATAATAAACCGAGTGGGTACAGGTCCTACCATTTAATTATTAAGTATCCCGTTCAGACGATTCATGGGGAGAAAACGATTTTTGCGGAGATTCAAATCCGAACGTTAGCGATGAATTTCTGGGCATCGATTGAGCACTCATTGAATTACAAATATGAAGGTGAAATGCCGGACGAAATCAGACATCGACTTGAGCGTGCAGCAGAGGCCGCCTTCCAGTTAGATGAAGAAATGTCGCAGATTCGCAATGAAATCCAGGATGCGCAACAATATTTCAGTGCATTCAAAGAAACGGCGACTAGACGCTACGGTGAGATAAATGGGAAAGGAGGAGAGAAATGA
- a CDS encoding GNAT family N-acetyltransferase, whose translation MFEVRIATSDLEQEDAFSVRRKVFVEEQGVPLELELDHYDKTAAHFVIYSSESPIGAGRIRETSDGIGKVERVCVLGEYRGKHLGNLIMHALEEHATAAGMKKVILNAQVHAIHFYEKLGYVITSPEFMDADIPHRAMEKVIIV comes from the coding sequence TTGTTCGAAGTAAGAATCGCAACTTCTGACCTTGAACAAGAAGATGCATTTTCTGTCAGAAGGAAAGTGTTCGTGGAAGAACAAGGAGTCCCACTCGAACTTGAGCTGGATCATTACGATAAAACTGCAGCGCATTTCGTAATCTACTCATCTGAATCTCCGATTGGTGCAGGCCGAATCAGAGAAACAAGTGATGGAATAGGAAAAGTTGAACGGGTCTGTGTGTTGGGAGAGTACCGAGGGAAACACCTGGGAAACCTTATTATGCACGCACTTGAAGAACATGCGACAGCAGCAGGCATGAAAAAAGTCATATTGAATGCCCAAGTACATGCAATTCATTTCTATGAAAAATTAGGTTATGTCATTACCTCTCCGGAGTTTATGGATGCGGATATCCCACATCGTGCAATGGAAAAAGTTATAATAGTTTAA
- a CDS encoding stage V sporulation protein AD, which produces MVARGLLTFKTTPSIVATGVTVGPLEKKSLYADKFDKVYEDERCEMKTNEHAHAKMMEDACMIALSKVDSVPSDADFLLIGDLINQMTPSNFAATTVGIPYIGLFSACATSVSSLLMAALLTEMGMSKCAIAGASSQHNAVERQFRYPNEYGAQKPETAQWTVTAAGVAAVTPYKKGFPSIECGTIGCVIDLGMTDPLNMGAAMAPAAADTLIRHLKGHNKDVKDYDVIMTGDLGKTGFELYKTLVGNQGIDVTKKFRDAGKEFYGADAAFLSGASGAGCSAAIFLTEVIEKMRAGEYKRVLLIATGALLSPLSFQQGDTIPCIAHAIELTMK; this is translated from the coding sequence ATGGTAGCGCGCGGCCTCCTGACATTTAAAACGACTCCATCCATTGTGGCAACAGGTGTTACAGTGGGTCCGTTAGAGAAGAAAAGTTTGTATGCCGATAAATTTGATAAAGTTTACGAGGATGAGCGCTGTGAAATGAAAACGAATGAACATGCTCACGCAAAAATGATGGAAGATGCGTGCATGATTGCGTTAAGCAAAGTGGATTCTGTGCCAAGCGACGCCGATTTCTTATTAATTGGTGACCTTATTAACCAGATGACACCCTCAAACTTTGCCGCTACAACGGTGGGAATTCCGTATATTGGCCTGTTTTCCGCTTGTGCAACGTCAGTATCTTCACTCTTAATGGCAGCGTTGCTGACCGAAATGGGTATGTCGAAATGCGCTATTGCGGGGGCATCTAGTCAGCATAATGCAGTTGAACGACAATTTCGATATCCAAACGAGTATGGTGCACAAAAACCTGAAACTGCTCAATGGACCGTCACAGCAGCGGGGGTAGCAGCTGTTACACCTTATAAAAAAGGGTTTCCTTCTATAGAGTGTGGAACAATCGGATGTGTAATAGATCTAGGAATGACCGATCCACTAAATATGGGGGCGGCGATGGCACCGGCAGCGGCAGATACGCTTATCCGCCATCTAAAAGGTCACAACAAAGACGTGAAAGACTATGATGTGATCATGACAGGTGACCTTGGGAAAACTGGTTTTGAGTTATATAAAACACTTGTAGGCAATCAAGGTATTGACGTGACAAAAAAATTTAGGGATGCAGGCAAAGAGTTTTACGGTGCTGATGCAGCTTTTTTATCCGGTGCAAGTGGCGCAGGTTGTTCTGCCGCCATTTTCTTAACGGAAGTAATTGAAAAAATGAGGGCGGGTGAATATAAACGGGTCCTTCTAATTGCGACGGGCGCGCTATTATCTCCGTTATCATTTCAACAAGGTGATACGATTCCGTGCATTGCGCATGCAATCGAATTAACAATGAAATGA
- a CDS encoding NAD kinase, with translation MKFAIQSRNDALSNKLMDEAKEYLTDFGLEFNEEEPDIVLSIGGDGTLLHAFHKYKYRLQDTAFVGIHTGHLGFYADWKPAEIEKLVISIARKEFEVFEYPLLDVKINYRNDRDSALYLALNESTVKSPDVTLVMDVELNGNHFERFRGDGLCMSTPSGSTAYNKALGGAIIHPSLPSMQLTEMASINNRVFRTVGAPLVLPAHHKCVLTPVKGPDFMVTVDHLQLLHKDVKSIEYQVSKEKVRFGRFRPFPFWRRVHDSFIDSDV, from the coding sequence ATGAAATTTGCAATCCAGTCACGAAATGATGCATTATCCAACAAGCTTATGGATGAAGCGAAAGAATATTTGACAGATTTCGGACTTGAGTTCAATGAAGAAGAGCCAGACATAGTCCTGTCAATTGGGGGAGACGGTACATTACTCCACGCCTTTCATAAATATAAATACCGCTTGCAAGATACCGCATTTGTAGGAATCCATACAGGTCATCTAGGGTTTTATGCAGACTGGAAGCCAGCTGAAATTGAGAAGCTAGTCATTTCTATTGCCCGAAAAGAATTCGAAGTTTTCGAATACCCGCTTCTTGATGTTAAAATCAACTACCGAAATGATAGAGATAGCGCTCTGTACCTAGCGTTGAACGAATCGACAGTGAAATCTCCAGACGTGACTCTTGTCATGGATGTTGAATTGAATGGTAACCATTTTGAACGTTTTCGCGGTGACGGGTTATGTATGTCGACACCTTCTGGGTCCACTGCATATAATAAGGCACTGGGCGGAGCAATTATTCATCCATCTCTTCCGTCTATGCAGTTGACAGAAATGGCATCTATTAATAACCGGGTATTCCGGACAGTTGGCGCGCCGCTAGTACTGCCCGCGCATCATAAATGCGTGCTAACACCTGTAAAGGGACCTGATTTTATGGTAACAGTCGATCATTTGCAGCTGCTTCATAAAGATGTGAAGTCGATTGAATATCAAGTTTCAAAAGAAAAAGTTCGTTTTGGAAGGTTCAGACCGTTTCCGTTTTGGAGGCGTGTGCATGATTCATTCATTGACAGCGATGTCTAA
- the mgtE gene encoding magnesium transporter, with product MHDEIRKEGVAVNEKEANKDEIIFDENKLIETLIQQDIKSFRDEYLLLHPYDRAIFYEEVGPELRQTIYQYLSPKELAEVFETSEISDDEYKQFLQEMDTTYAADMISFMFVDNAVDVLNELDKSQVVSYLTLMNKEAAAEIKTLLDYEEYTAGSIMTTEYVTIPQNSTVRSAMTILRNEAPKAETIYYIFVVDDNNRLTGVLSLRDLIIAHEDTLISSIMSERVVSVLVSEDQEDVAKMIKDYNFLAVPVVDFQQHILGIITVDDIIDVLDEEASDDYSKLAGVSNMDTFDKNSFSAMKKRLPWLLILLVLGMLTANLIDLFTETISQVALLAAFIPLIAGTAGNSGTQALAVAVRGIATGDVEEESKFKLLLREAGTGLMTGFICALFVVGLIYVWKNEFIIGLLVGAAIFVSIFVATISGSFIPLLMHKLKIDPAVASGPFITTLNDVISVIIYLGLATVFISDL from the coding sequence ATGCACGATGAAATTAGAAAGGAAGGTGTAGCTGTGAACGAAAAAGAAGCAAATAAAGACGAAATCATTTTTGATGAAAACAAGTTAATTGAAACACTTATCCAGCAGGATATAAAATCTTTCCGGGATGAATACCTACTCCTTCATCCATATGACCGGGCGATTTTTTACGAAGAAGTTGGACCAGAACTCCGACAAACTATCTATCAATACTTATCACCAAAAGAACTTGCGGAAGTTTTCGAAACTAGTGAAATCAGCGACGATGAATATAAACAGTTCCTTCAGGAGATGGACACGACGTATGCAGCAGACATGATTTCGTTCATGTTCGTCGATAACGCGGTAGATGTCCTGAATGAACTCGACAAATCACAAGTTGTCAGTTATTTAACATTAATGAATAAAGAAGCGGCCGCAGAAATTAAAACCCTACTCGATTATGAAGAGTATACGGCAGGTTCAATTATGACGACGGAATATGTTACAATTCCGCAGAATTCGACAGTTCGTTCGGCTATGACGATTTTACGCAATGAAGCACCGAAAGCGGAAACCATTTATTATATATTTGTCGTTGACGACAATAATCGCCTGACAGGTGTTTTATCGCTACGTGATTTGATCATTGCACATGAAGATACGCTGATTAGTTCGATTATGAGTGAACGTGTCGTAAGTGTTCTCGTTTCAGAAGATCAGGAAGACGTTGCAAAGATGATTAAGGACTATAATTTCCTTGCCGTTCCGGTTGTCGATTTCCAACAGCATATACTTGGGATTATTACAGTAGATGATATTATCGATGTACTCGATGAAGAAGCATCAGATGACTATTCTAAACTTGCTGGGGTTTCCAATATGGATACATTCGACAAAAATTCATTCTCAGCAATGAAAAAAAGACTTCCATGGTTACTTATTCTGTTAGTACTTGGAATGCTTACTGCGAATTTGATAGATCTATTTACAGAAACCATTTCACAAGTGGCACTTTTGGCTGCGTTCATTCCTCTTATTGCAGGTACTGCCGGAAATAGCGGTACGCAAGCACTTGCTGTCGCGGTACGCGGTATTGCAACAGGAGATGTAGAGGAGGAAAGTAAATTTAAGTTACTTCTTCGCGAGGCTGGAACAGGACTTATGACTGGGTTTATCTGTGCACTATTTGTAGTTGGACTCATTTACGTGTGGAAAAATGAATTTATTATCGGACTTTTAGTAGGTGCAGCGATTTTTGTTTCGATTTTTGTCGCAACTATTTCCGGATCATTCATTCCGTTACTTATGCATAAGTTGAAAATAGACCCTGCTGTTGCGTCTGGTCCATTTATCACTACATTGAATGACGTTATTAGCGTTATTATTTATCTTGGTCTTGCAACGGTTTTCATCAGTGATCTTTAG
- a CDS encoding stage VI sporulation protein F has product MNDSFFRKIESKTGVPMEEVFALANAIQYADFNDERQVRKIIRKVGKLAKKEVPQQTEDELVNSIVKNGKAVNIKDIQDMIGRQ; this is encoded by the coding sequence ATGAATGATTCATTTTTCCGGAAAATCGAATCAAAAACAGGCGTCCCGATGGAAGAAGTTTTTGCGCTTGCAAATGCAATCCAATATGCGGATTTCAATGACGAACGGCAAGTGAGAAAAATTATACGTAAAGTCGGGAAACTCGCGAAAAAAGAAGTACCTCAGCAGACAGAAGATGAGCTTGTTAATTCTATTGTTAAGAATGGCAAAGCAGTAAATATTAAAGATATACAAGATATGATTGGCAGACAATAA